One Halodesulfovibrio sp. DNA window includes the following coding sequences:
- the dsrO gene encoding sulfate reduction electron transfer complex DsrMKJOP subunit DsrO, translating into MKRSRRQFLKVASLSVAGLGAQLAAGGVTKAAAAVKPSYKEDALALKAKRWAMVIDTREFTAKADFDACINACNTAHNVPEIPGKTEIKWIWKDAYEHTFTETTNKYQSKEIEDREYFMLCNHCENPPCVRVCPTQATYKLENGIVAMDYHRCIGCRFCMAGCPFGARSFNFTDPRPYIKEINPKFPTRMIGVVEKCNFCVERLDEGKLPACVEAAPGKIYFGDLSDPESEVRKLLEENYTLRRKPALGTEPGVFYII; encoded by the coding sequence ATGAAACGTAGCAGAAGACAATTCCTTAAGGTTGCCAGCCTTTCTGTTGCAGGTCTTGGTGCTCAGCTTGCCGCTGGCGGCGTGACCAAAGCAGCTGCTGCTGTTAAACCTAGTTACAAAGAAGATGCTCTCGCGCTTAAAGCTAAGCGCTGGGCTATGGTGATTGATACACGCGAATTTACTGCTAAAGCAGATTTTGACGCATGCATCAATGCTTGTAATACCGCTCATAACGTTCCTGAGATTCCGGGTAAAACTGAAATCAAATGGATCTGGAAAGACGCGTACGAGCATACTTTCACTGAAACAACCAACAAGTATCAGTCTAAAGAAATTGAAGACCGTGAATACTTCATGCTCTGCAACCATTGCGAAAACCCTCCATGCGTACGCGTATGTCCTACTCAGGCTACTTACAAGCTTGAGAACGGCATTGTTGCTATGGATTACCATCGCTGCATCGGTTGTCGTTTCTGCATGGCAGGCTGCCCATTTGGCGCACGCTCATTCAACTTCACTGATCCTCGTCCATACATCAAAGAAATCAACCCTAAGTTCCCTACCCGTATGATCGGTGTAGTTGAAAAATGTAACTTCTGCGTTGAACGTCTTGATGAGGGCAAGCTTCCTGCTTGCGTTGAAGCTGCACCTGGTAAAATTTACTTCGGCGACCTTTCAGATCCTGAATCTGAAGTACGTAAGTTGCTCGAAGAAAATTACACACTTCGTCGTAAACCTGCATTAGGCACTGAGCCTGGTGTATTCTACATAATTTAG
- the dsrJ gene encoding sulfate reduction electron transfer complex DsrMKJOP subunit DsrJ — translation MYNSKYVISGLVIFLAVFTYPFWGNLASKDYTGPKLSLPADQKQCIEPVEFMRAEHMTLLNQWRDSALRDGKRVYVASNGATWEASLQKTCMSCHTNKAEFCDTCHLENAVEPYCWTCHVPPKGNE, via the coding sequence ATGTATAACAGCAAGTATGTTATCTCCGGACTGGTAATCTTTTTAGCCGTTTTTACGTACCCTTTCTGGGGCAATCTGGCTTCCAAAGACTACACTGGTCCTAAATTGAGCCTGCCTGCCGATCAAAAGCAGTGCATTGAGCCTGTTGAGTTTATGCGCGCTGAGCACATGACTCTGCTGAACCAGTGGCGCGATTCCGCTCTTCGTGACGGAAAACGCGTGTACGTTGCATCTAACGGTGCAACTTGGGAAGCAAGCTTACAGAAAACCTGTATGAGCTGTCATACCAATAAGGCTGAGTTCTGTGACACATGTCACCTTGAGAACGCCGTGGAACCATACTGTTGGACTTGCCACGTTCCGCCTAAGGGGAATGAATAA